In one window of Chryseobacterium viscerum DNA:
- a CDS encoding bifunctional helix-turn-helix domain-containing protein/methylated-DNA--[protein]-cysteine S-methyltransferase: protein MSTQNQIDYNRIAKAIEYIQSNFRLQPSLEEVAENIHLSPAHFQKIFTDWAGTSPKKFLQFISLEHAKNLLKEEKASLFDTAYETGFSSTSRLHDLFVKVEGMSPAEYKNGGKSLSIHYSFSESPFGNIIVASTEKGICYMAFEDNKETALGELKQKFPNASFTELQDDLQKNALSIFDKDWTKLNTIKLHLKGTDFQLKVWESLLTIPMGKLSTYGSLAEKIGNPKASRAVGTAIGSNPVAFLIPCHRVIQSTGHLGGYRWGSDRKQLIVGWEGSHIYS from the coding sequence ATGTCCACACAAAATCAGATAGATTATAACAGAATTGCTAAGGCGATAGAATATATCCAGAGCAATTTCAGGCTTCAGCCAAGTTTGGAGGAAGTGGCAGAGAATATTCACTTAAGTCCCGCCCATTTTCAGAAAATCTTTACAGATTGGGCAGGAACAAGTCCGAAAAAGTTTTTGCAGTTCATTAGTCTTGAACACGCTAAAAACCTATTGAAGGAAGAAAAAGCAAGTTTGTTTGATACCGCTTACGAGACAGGGTTTTCCAGTACCAGCAGGCTTCATGACCTGTTTGTAAAGGTAGAAGGAATGTCTCCGGCAGAATATAAAAATGGCGGAAAAAGCCTTAGTATTCATTACAGTTTTTCTGAAAGTCCTTTCGGAAATATAATAGTAGCTTCTACAGAAAAAGGAATCTGCTATATGGCTTTTGAAGACAATAAAGAAACAGCATTAGGGGAGCTGAAACAGAAGTTCCCCAATGCTTCTTTTACTGAACTGCAAGATGACCTTCAAAAGAATGCACTGTCCATATTTGATAAAGACTGGACAAAACTCAATACTATAAAATTACATTTAAAAGGAACCGATTTCCAGCTTAAAGTCTGGGAAAGCCTGTTGACAATCCCCATGGGAAAATTGTCTACTTATGGCAGCCTTGCCGAAAAAATAGGAAACCCTAAAGCATCCAGAGCGGTGGGAACAGCTATTGGAAGTAACCCTGTTGCATTTCTTATTCCATGCCACCGTGTGATCCAGTCTACCGGACATCTCGGCGGATACCGTTGGGGAAGTGACAGGAAACAGCTGATTGTAGGTTGGGAAGGTTCACATATTTATTCTTAA
- a CDS encoding alpha-ketoglutarate-dependent dioxygenase AlkB family protein, with product MSLFEEISDYPINILPHDGTVHYYGKVFSKELSDSFYTYLLKQIPWENDEAIIFGKLILTKRKVAWFGEKPFEYTYSKRTKYAKFWTPELLELKKKCEEVSGETYNSCLLNLYHDGSEGMAYHSDGETDLKKHGAIASLTFGAERKFLFKHKTSKEKTEVFLENGSLLIMKGTTQDNWLHRLPPTTKVKTPRVNLTFRTIEE from the coding sequence ATGAGCCTCTTTGAAGAAATATCAGACTATCCGATCAATATACTTCCACATGACGGAACTGTTCATTATTACGGAAAGGTTTTTTCTAAAGAACTTTCAGATTCTTTTTATACCTATTTACTGAAACAGATTCCATGGGAAAATGATGAAGCAATCATCTTTGGAAAACTGATTTTAACCAAAAGAAAAGTGGCCTGGTTCGGAGAAAAACCTTTTGAATATACATATTCTAAACGGACAAAATATGCAAAATTCTGGACTCCGGAATTATTGGAACTGAAGAAAAAATGTGAGGAAGTTTCAGGAGAAACCTACAATTCATGTCTACTCAATTTATATCATGACGGAAGTGAAGGAATGGCCTACCACAGTGATGGTGAAACAGATCTGAAAAAACACGGAGCCATTGCTTCTCTGACTTTCGGAGCGGAAAGAAAGTTTTTATTTAAACATAAAACATCCAAAGAAAAGACAGAAGTATTCCTGGAAAACGGAAGCTTATTAATTATGAAAGGAACTACACAGGATAACTGGCTTCACAGGCTTCCGCCCACGACAAAGGTGAAAACTCCCAGAGTAAACCTGACCTTTAGAACCATTGAAGAATAA
- a CDS encoding CocE/NonD family hydrolase: MKIHISVLCILFFILGKAQKTEQKDTFVKDNFTKKEFYIPMRDGVKLFTAVYIPKDISNKNKYPFLMQRTCYSIAPYGENEYKTKVGPNTYLMKDKYIFVYQDVRGRYMSEGTFTNMTPQVERKTKKDVDESTDTYDTIEWLLKNIKDNNGKAGQFGTSYPGFYTAVGTLSQHPALVASSPQAPISDFWNDDFLHNGRFMLGYFRTFPVFGVQKTQPEKQAWYMDSFVKQTSEDGLKFYRDMGTLKDGYEKYYKNNFFMTEIMNHTNYDEFWQKRGLLPHLKNINHAVMTVGGWFDAEDLSGPLNIYKTIEKTSPKAKNTIVMGPFSHGGWSQEQGKHFHSETYFGDSIATYYQKNIETRFFNHYLKGNTKEDAGLPEALMYDTGAKEWKEFASYPPKNAQKVNFYLADKTLKKTSGQGYSEYYSDPNNPVVSSDHLKDFNGFTPKNYMSEDQRFAVGRPDVLTFTTDVLTEDIAFAGEIMAKLNIASTSTDADFAVKLIDVYPEDFKPAEKKDGVIYGNYHQMVRSEIMPARFRNTREKGEALIPNQKTAVNFRLQDVVHTFKKGHKIQIQISSTWFPLFAINPQKFMDNPNFANKEDYTKAFIKIYDDSSIEAEVLK, translated from the coding sequence ATGAAAATCCATATTTCAGTATTATGTATTCTTTTTTTCATTCTTGGAAAAGCTCAGAAGACGGAACAGAAAGATACTTTCGTTAAAGACAATTTCACCAAGAAAGAATTTTATATTCCGATGCGTGATGGAGTGAAACTTTTCACAGCCGTATATATCCCGAAAGATATATCAAACAAAAACAAATATCCGTTTCTGATGCAGAGAACCTGCTACAGCATTGCCCCATACGGAGAGAATGAATATAAAACAAAGGTAGGTCCCAACACCTATCTGATGAAAGACAAGTATATTTTTGTGTACCAGGATGTACGCGGAAGATATATGAGTGAAGGTACTTTTACCAATATGACTCCTCAGGTAGAGAGAAAAACAAAAAAAGATGTTGATGAAAGTACAGATACTTATGATACCATCGAATGGCTTTTGAAAAACATCAAAGATAATAATGGAAAAGCCGGTCAGTTCGGAACCTCTTATCCTGGGTTCTATACTGCTGTAGGAACGTTGTCACAACATCCCGCACTGGTAGCTTCTTCCCCTCAGGCCCCTATCTCAGATTTCTGGAATGATGATTTCCTTCACAACGGAAGATTTATGTTAGGCTATTTCAGAACATTTCCAGTTTTTGGAGTTCAGAAAACACAACCTGAGAAACAGGCTTGGTATATGGATTCTTTCGTTAAACAGACTTCTGAAGACGGATTAAAGTTCTACAGAGATATGGGTACTCTAAAGGACGGATATGAAAAATATTACAAAAATAATTTCTTCATGACAGAAATTATGAATCATACCAATTATGATGAATTCTGGCAGAAAAGAGGGCTTCTTCCTCATCTGAAGAATATCAATCATGCTGTAATGACTGTTGGAGGATGGTTTGATGCAGAAGATCTTTCCGGTCCTTTGAATATTTATAAAACTATCGAAAAAACAAGTCCTAAAGCTAAAAATACAATTGTAATGGGACCTTTCTCCCATGGTGGCTGGTCTCAGGAGCAGGGTAAACATTTCCACAGCGAAACCTATTTTGGTGACAGTATTGCAACCTATTATCAGAAAAATATTGAAACCAGATTCTTCAATCATTATTTGAAAGGCAACACAAAAGAAGATGCAGGACTTCCTGAAGCGCTAATGTATGACACCGGAGCTAAAGAATGGAAAGAATTTGCTTCTTATCCACCTAAAAATGCTCAGAAAGTTAATTTTTATTTAGCTGATAAAACCTTGAAAAAAACTTCCGGACAAGGATATTCAGAATATTACAGTGATCCTAACAATCCTGTTGTAAGCTCAGATCACTTAAAAGATTTCAATGGCTTTACTCCGAAAAATTACATGTCGGAAGATCAGAGATTTGCTGTAGGAAGACCTGATGTATTGACTTTCACAACAGATGTTCTGACAGAAGATATTGCATTTGCAGGAGAGATTATGGCCAAACTGAACATTGCATCCACTTCTACAGATGCCGATTTTGCCGTAAAACTAATTGACGTTTACCCTGAAGATTTTAAACCTGCAGAAAAGAAAGATGGTGTTATATATGGTAACTATCATCAGATGGTAAGAAGTGAAATAATGCCTGCCAGATTCAGAAATACGAGAGAAAAGGGAGAGGCTTTGATTCCTAATCAGAAAACGGCTGTTAATTTCAGACTTCAGGATGTGGTTCACACCTTCAAAAAAGGACATAAAATCCAGATTCAGATCAGCAGTACGTGGTTCCCGCTTTTTGCAATCAATCCTCAGAAATTTATGGACAATCCGAATTTTGCCAACAAAGAGGATTATACCAAGGCATTTATTAAAATATATGATGACAGCTCCATTGAAGCTGAAGTTTTAAAATAA
- a CDS encoding TonB-dependent receptor, giving the protein MKKTLLLLALMFTAFILHAQKLHIDGKISDSEKKAVQNATVYLLKEKDSSIVNYTATNKEGKFSLKIDDMKEPSILKIDAEKQSPYSKKFEKIDQSISLGDIQLEKQSIINNIDEIKITASPVKIKKDTIEFSASAIKVRPDSKIEELLKQIPGVEISNEGKITVNGKEVDQIMINGKPFFDKDGKIALQNLPADIIKNIQFTTTKTKEEELSGKAPKSQNTTINFNIDEKKNKGLLTRLTVGYGSDKRYEASGLASYFKGDTKVSILASSNNINSQGFSRDEVFDSMGSGRNAWMMQGGSVSTVGSTTYYNQGGGTKGIQRSTTIGLNYSDKMGKDADLDSFSLMHSDSNTETRSKISRSTLLPDYTLQTNSESNGENESKQYSFDTSVNVKLDSLTSIYFSPRFSKNSSFSFNNSRSSSLKNGSLLNESNSYSSNDSENNSFNPNIYFSRRFKKKGRSVSANINSSISESKRDNLNQSQNTFYQQSGTTVDNRDQLAKNKNQNNTFNFNAGYTEPISDSSSVSFEVKYETRSSRDLRNVNDFDNATGDYTKYNQLLSNNMRQRINQISPELAYQINKNKLNFWASVHLNISDMKVNSIFNGQQYDLQKNFVLPEYDLNLYYQLGEGKNLSIYNSSNYTIPTAEQLTPYKDETNPLATYQGNPDLKNTWTNNLSLYFSNYNKVKDLSYYINVGFTYRNNDIINFTKYDNAGKQIVTYDNVSGNKSINASGGLSKTLKWNNNKLTISPRFSMNYAYNNGFIDGQSFTSNSYNLNPGLNLVYEIKDKMTIKPSYRLGYSFSNYTNYNISRVNTANQSLKLELTNYMLKGRFVFGNDFEYNTSSNIAPGFKKDFYFWNTSLGYSFYKKQFTAKVKVYDVLNQNQSVKRTITDSYFEDREDLILKRYIMFSISMKLNKFAGKKM; this is encoded by the coding sequence ATGAAGAAAACTCTGTTGCTACTGGCTTTGATGTTCACAGCATTTATTCTGCATGCACAAAAATTACACATCGATGGAAAAATATCAGATTCTGAAAAGAAAGCGGTACAAAATGCCACTGTTTATCTTTTGAAAGAAAAAGATTCATCCATTGTCAATTACACGGCAACTAATAAAGAAGGTAAATTCTCACTGAAGATTGATGATATGAAAGAGCCTTCCATTCTAAAAATTGATGCCGAGAAACAGTCTCCTTATTCGAAAAAATTTGAGAAAATAGATCAGTCTATATCTTTAGGAGATATTCAGCTTGAAAAACAAAGTATTATCAACAATATTGATGAGATAAAAATCACGGCATCACCGGTAAAAATTAAAAAAGATACCATTGAGTTCAGTGCGTCTGCAATCAAAGTACGGCCTGACAGTAAAATAGAGGAGCTGCTGAAGCAGATTCCTGGTGTTGAGATCAGCAATGAGGGAAAAATTACGGTTAACGGGAAGGAAGTGGATCAGATTATGATCAATGGTAAACCTTTCTTTGATAAAGATGGCAAAATTGCCCTTCAGAATTTACCTGCAGATATCATCAAGAATATTCAGTTTACAACAACCAAAACAAAGGAAGAAGAACTTAGCGGGAAAGCACCCAAATCTCAGAATACCACCATCAACTTTAATATTGACGAAAAGAAAAATAAAGGATTGCTGACAAGACTTACAGTTGGTTACGGATCAGATAAGCGGTATGAAGCAAGCGGATTGGCCAGTTATTTTAAAGGGGACACAAAAGTAAGCATCCTTGCTTCTTCCAACAATATCAATTCACAGGGATTTTCCAGAGATGAGGTTTTTGACAGTATGGGAAGCGGCCGGAATGCATGGATGATGCAGGGCGGATCAGTCTCAACGGTAGGAAGTACGACGTATTACAATCAGGGAGGCGGTACAAAAGGGATTCAAAGATCTACAACCATAGGATTGAATTACAGTGATAAAATGGGAAAAGATGCTGATCTGGATTCTTTCAGTCTGATGCATTCCGATTCTAATACAGAAACAAGATCCAAAATTTCAAGATCTACCCTTCTACCGGATTATACCCTTCAGACCAATTCTGAGAGTAATGGAGAAAATGAATCCAAACAATACAGCTTTGATACTTCAGTAAACGTTAAACTGGATTCCCTGACAAGTATTTATTTTTCTCCAAGATTTTCAAAAAACAGCAGCTTTAGTTTTAATAACTCACGATCATCTTCTTTAAAGAATGGCAGCCTTCTGAATGAAAGTAATTCATATTCAAGTAATGATTCTGAAAATAATTCATTTAATCCAAACATCTATTTTTCAAGAAGATTCAAGAAAAAAGGACGTTCTGTTTCAGCTAATATAAACAGTTCTATTTCTGAATCTAAAAGGGATAATCTGAATCAGTCTCAGAACACCTTCTATCAGCAAAGCGGCACTACTGTTGACAACAGAGATCAGTTAGCCAAAAATAAAAATCAGAATAATACGTTTAATTTCAATGCGGGATATACAGAACCCATTTCCGATTCGTCCAGTGTAAGTTTTGAAGTAAAATATGAAACAAGATCATCCAGAGATCTTAGAAATGTAAATGATTTTGATAATGCAACAGGTGATTACACCAAATATAATCAACTTTTATCCAACAATATGAGGCAGAGAATCAATCAAATCTCTCCTGAACTAGCTTATCAGATCAACAAAAACAAACTCAACTTCTGGGCTTCTGTGCATCTTAATATTTCGGATATGAAAGTAAATTCTATCTTTAACGGACAACAATATGATCTGCAGAAAAATTTTGTACTGCCTGAATATGATCTAAACCTTTACTACCAGCTTGGTGAAGGAAAAAACCTAAGTATTTACAACTCCTCCAATTACACGATCCCAACGGCAGAACAGCTTACTCCATATAAGGATGAAACCAATCCTTTGGCAACCTATCAGGGAAATCCTGATCTGAAAAACACTTGGACCAACAATCTTTCTCTATATTTCAGCAATTATAACAAGGTAAAAGATCTCAGCTATTATATCAATGTGGGCTTTACCTACAGAAACAATGATATCATCAATTTTACGAAATATGATAATGCAGGAAAACAAATTGTTACTTATGATAACGTGAGCGGAAATAAAAGCATTAACGCCAGCGGAGGATTAAGCAAAACCCTGAAATGGAACAACAACAAACTTACCATCAGTCCAAGGTTCAGTATGAATTATGCCTATAATAATGGTTTTATCGACGGCCAATCGTTCACCAGCAATTCATACAATCTTAATCCGGGACTTAACCTGGTCTATGAAATCAAGGATAAAATGACGATTAAACCCTCTTACAGACTTGGGTACAGCTTCTCAAACTACACCAATTATAATATAAGCAGAGTAAATACGGCTAATCAGTCATTAAAACTGGAATTGACCAATTACATGCTGAAGGGCAGATTTGTATTTGGAAATGACTTTGAATATAATACCAGCTCAAATATTGCTCCGGGCTTTAAAAAGGATTTTTATTTCTGGAATACCAGCCTTGGGTACTCATTCTATAAAAAACAGTTTACAGCAAAAGTGAAGGTCTATGATGTATTAAATCAAAACCAAAGCGTAAAAAGAACCATCACAGATTCTTATTTTGAAGACCGTGAAGACCTGATTCTGAAACGATACATCATGTTCTCTATCAGCATGAAGCTGAATAAGTTTGCAGGTAAAAAAATGTAA
- a CDS encoding SH3 domain-containing protein, with protein sequence MSELQDKYSSVVSAAQSAGISNLQVQEQDGILYVSGNASNTAAKDAVWNALGAIDSTYSASDINIDVQVAGLTSGASLTVATEDSNLNIRQEPSTEAAVVGKAAKGSSVTLIEQTSDDWWKVKTAEGQEGYAYSRYLRA encoded by the coding sequence ATGAGCGAATTACAAGATAAATATTCAAGCGTAGTTTCAGCGGCACAGTCTGCAGGGATTTCAAATCTTCAGGTTCAGGAGCAGGACGGGATTCTTTATGTTTCCGGAAACGCTTCCAATACTGCGGCTAAAGATGCTGTATGGAATGCTTTAGGAGCTATTGATTCTACTTATTCTGCTTCAGATATCAATATTGATGTACAGGTTGCAGGTCTTACTTCAGGAGCTTCTTTAACAGTAGCAACGGAAGATTCTAATCTGAATATCAGACAGGAACCTTCTACTGAAGCTGCTGTAGTAGGTAAAGCGGCTAAAGGTTCTTCTGTAACTCTAATTGAACAAACTTCTGATGACTGGTGGAAAGTGAAAACAGCTGAAGGTCAGGAAGGATATGCTTATTCAAGATATTTAAGAGCATAA
- a CDS encoding BON domain-containing protein, with protein MKKTIAMAALAVAVSFGAISCKKKISDADLQTQATTVVTSNPNASVEVKEGVAHLSGTFADQQSKDAMIAKLKAINGVKDVMDMSTVAAAPAPAPAPVETTSAIDPAVQKKVQDAVKDFPSVKVEVVNGQLTLTGNVSGLQARKIKESVDALKIGKYNNNLIVK; from the coding sequence ATGAAAAAAACTATTGCAATGGCTGCATTAGCTGTAGCTGTATCTTTCGGTGCTATTTCTTGTAAAAAGAAAATTTCTGATGCCGATCTTCAGACTCAGGCTACAACGGTAGTAACTTCTAATCCCAATGCTTCTGTTGAAGTAAAAGAAGGTGTAGCTCACTTAAGCGGTACTTTCGCAGATCAGCAGTCTAAAGATGCGATGATCGCAAAACTAAAAGCGATCAACGGAGTAAAAGACGTAATGGATATGTCTACTGTAGCAGCTGCTCCTGCTCCTGCTCCTGCACCTGTTGAAACCACTTCTGCTATAGATCCTGCTGTTCAGAAAAAAGTTCAGGATGCGGTGAAGGATTTCCCTTCTGTAAAGGTAGAAGTTGTAAACGGACAGCTTACTCTTACAGGAAATGTTTCCGGCCTTCAGGCTAGAAAAATCAAAGAATCCGTAGATGCTTTGAAAATCGGAAAGTATAACAACAACCTAATCGTAAAATAA
- a CDS encoding dicarboxylate/amino acid:cation symporter, whose product MKGQNKLFIAIIIALLVGVGIGGIVHVKYPENAEPFSKNIKLLGTVFIRLVQMIIAPLVFTTLVVGIAKMSDIKMIGRVGTKAMLWFISASLISLFIGLILVNWLEPGHVTKLPIQDVSSADELLKSSKSFSMEDFVKHMIPKSLFEAFATNEVLQIVIFAVMFGVALANLGEEYSKPVVKLFDIIAHAILKMVGYIMWFAPLGVLGAIAAVVATNGFEIFKVYAIYLRDFFFAIGVLWLVLLLVGYFILGNRLFDLLKRIKEPLLIAFSTTSSEAVFPKLVEELEKFGCNSRVVSFILPLGYSFNLDGSMMYMTFASIFIAQIYGIEMSLGQQITMLLVLMLTSKGIAGVPRASLVIIVATCSMFGIPPEGIALILPIDHFCDMGRSMTNVLGNTLATSAVSKWEGQLTEPLDKI is encoded by the coding sequence ATGAAAGGACAGAATAAACTTTTTATAGCAATTATCATTGCCCTTCTTGTGGGAGTTGGAATTGGAGGTATTGTACACGTGAAATATCCTGAGAATGCAGAACCTTTTTCCAAGAACATAAAACTGTTAGGAACGGTTTTTATCAGATTGGTACAGATGATTATTGCTCCATTGGTTTTTACGACATTAGTAGTGGGAATTGCCAAAATGAGTGATATCAAAATGATTGGAAGAGTAGGAACAAAAGCAATGCTTTGGTTTATTTCCGCTTCTCTGATTTCCCTTTTCATCGGGTTGATTCTCGTTAACTGGCTGGAGCCGGGACATGTCACAAAACTACCGATTCAGGACGTATCTTCTGCTGATGAGCTTCTTAAAAGCAGTAAAAGTTTTTCCATGGAAGACTTTGTTAAGCATATGATTCCTAAAAGTTTATTTGAAGCCTTTGCTACCAATGAAGTATTGCAAATCGTGATATTTGCGGTGATGTTTGGAGTTGCACTTGCGAATTTGGGAGAAGAATATTCTAAACCTGTGGTGAAGCTTTTTGATATCATTGCTCATGCGATTCTTAAAATGGTAGGGTATATTATGTGGTTTGCTCCACTTGGAGTATTGGGAGCTATTGCAGCAGTAGTGGCAACCAATGGTTTTGAAATCTTTAAAGTATATGCTATTTACCTGAGAGACTTCTTCTTTGCTATAGGAGTTCTTTGGCTGGTACTTTTACTGGTAGGATATTTTATCTTAGGAAATCGTCTTTTTGACCTTTTAAAAAGAATTAAAGAGCCATTACTGATCGCTTTCTCTACAACTAGCTCAGAAGCAGTGTTCCCGAAATTGGTAGAAGAGCTTGAAAAATTTGGGTGTAACAGCAGAGTAGTATCCTTTATTTTACCTTTAGGATATTCATTCAATCTGGATGGAAGTATGATGTATATGACATTTGCCTCCATCTTTATTGCACAGATTTACGGTATAGAAATGAGCCTTGGACAGCAGATTACAATGCTATTGGTATTAATGCTTACCTCAAAAGGAATTGCGGGAGTGCCGAGAGCTTCTCTGGTAATTATTGTGGCAACGTGTTCCATGTTCGGTATTCCACCGGAAGGAATTGCTTTGATCTTACCAATTGACCATTTCTGTGATATGGGAAGAAGTATGACTAACGTATTAGGAAATACATTGGCCACTTCAGCGGTTTCGAAATGGGAAGGACAATTGACAGAGCCATTAGACAAAATTTAA
- a CDS encoding phytanoyl-CoA dioxygenase family protein, with amino-acid sequence MSLNNFKNNKSHILEYGFAVINNVFSQKELEEINLVLQNIDTSKENFRKSEDLFAIRQFLKEVPEIKDLIFNENIQKVVKEIFGEKYFVVKSIYFDKPETSNWYVAYHQDLTISVDKKLDLPGFGPWTTKKNQFAVQPPLNILENIYTIRIHLDDTDENNGALKVVPTSHTKGIYRPETIDWTVETEEICNVEKGGIMIMKPLTLHGSKRTTNGKKRRVIHIEFSDIELPEVLQWSERMN; translated from the coding sequence ATGAGTTTAAATAATTTTAAAAATAATAAAAGCCATATTCTTGAATATGGCTTTGCTGTTATCAATAATGTATTTTCACAGAAAGAGCTTGAAGAAATAAACCTTGTTCTTCAAAATATAGATACTTCAAAAGAGAATTTCAGAAAGTCTGAAGACCTTTTTGCCATAAGACAGTTTTTAAAAGAAGTTCCGGAAATCAAAGACCTGATTTTTAATGAAAACATTCAGAAAGTAGTCAAAGAAATCTTCGGAGAAAAATATTTTGTGGTCAAAAGTATTTATTTTGATAAGCCTGAAACTTCCAACTGGTATGTAGCCTATCATCAGGACCTGACTATTTCTGTTGATAAAAAATTGGATCTTCCCGGTTTTGGTCCATGGACAACTAAAAAGAATCAGTTTGCAGTACAGCCTCCACTGAATATTTTGGAAAACATTTATACTATCAGAATCCATCTGGATGATACCGATGAAAATAACGGAGCTTTGAAAGTAGTTCCCACATCTCATACAAAAGGTATTTACAGACCGGAAACCATCGACTGGACTGTAGAAACAGAAGAAATCTGCAACGTTGAAAAAGGCGGAATCATGATCATGAAGCCGTTAACTCTTCATGGTTCAAAACGGACAACCAACGGAAAGAAAAGGAGAGTCATCCACATCGAATTTTCTGATATTGAACTTCCGGAAGTTCTGCAATGGTCCGAAAGAATGAATTGA